The proteins below are encoded in one region of Defluviitalea raffinosedens:
- a CDS encoding NAD(P)-dependent alcohol dehydrogenase, which produces MQNKAFFMTDLNKMEMREIEMPKIKDTEVLIKLEYVGICGSDVHYLEHGKIGDFVVEGDFILGHECAGTVVEVGKNVKTLKVGDKVALEPGQTCGQCEFCKTGKYNLCPDVEFLATPPYHGCLENYIAYPENMAFKLPDHITTKEGALIEPLAVGMHAAAQGNVKLGDSVVILGAGCIGLVTLLACKAYGATDITVVDVLQKRLDYAMRLGATRVINASNEDTIEAYSKINPKGADVVIETAGSKVTIQQTAYLVKTGGTVVLVGMAPEDIIEYNFAKILAKEAEIKSVFRYRNIYPTAIQAVAQGLIDVSGIVTHEFDFELTPEAFQYVINNKQDVVKAVIKIG; this is translated from the coding sequence ATGCAGAACAAAGCTTTCTTTATGACCGATTTAAACAAGATGGAAATGCGAGAAATCGAGATGCCTAAGATTAAAGATACAGAAGTATTGATCAAACTTGAATATGTTGGCATTTGTGGTTCAGACGTTCACTATTTAGAACATGGAAAAATCGGAGATTTTGTAGTAGAAGGAGATTTTATTTTAGGCCATGAATGTGCAGGTACAGTTGTTGAAGTAGGAAAAAACGTAAAAACCCTGAAAGTTGGAGACAAAGTAGCCCTTGAGCCAGGTCAAACTTGCGGACAATGTGAATTTTGTAAAACAGGAAAGTACAATTTATGTCCTGATGTAGAATTTTTAGCAACTCCTCCATATCACGGCTGTTTGGAAAATTATATTGCATATCCTGAAAATATGGCTTTCAAACTCCCTGATCATATAACAACTAAAGAAGGTGCATTAATTGAACCTTTGGCAGTAGGTATGCATGCAGCCGCTCAAGGAAATGTAAAATTAGGAGATTCTGTAGTGATTTTAGGAGCAGGTTGTATTGGCCTTGTCACCTTACTTGCTTGCAAAGCTTATGGGGCAACTGATATTACTGTAGTAGACGTATTGCAAAAACGTTTGGATTATGCGATGAGATTAGGAGCAACTCGTGTCATTAATGCATCTAATGAAGATACAATTGAAGCTTACAGCAAAATCAATCCTAAAGGAGCAGATGTGGTAATCGAAACAGCTGGTTCTAAAGTAACGATTCAGCAAACAGCATATCTTGTAAAAACTGGCGGAACAGTTGTTTTAGTTGGTATGGCACCTGAAGATATTATCGAATATAATTTTGCAAAGATCCTTGCAAAAGAAGCAGAAATAAAATCAGTGTTCCGTTACAGAAACATTTATCCAACTGCAATACAAGCAGTTGCACAAGGCCTTATAGATGTTTCCGGCATTGTAACCCATGAATTTGATTTTGAACTTACTCCTGAAGCTTTTCAATATGTTATTAATAATAAACAGGATGTTGTAAAAGCTGTTATCAAAATCGGTTGA
- a CDS encoding sugar ABC transporter substrate-binding protein, whose amino-acid sequence MKKRRLIAMGLSVMMTMSLLMGCGSTSNSNSSTSSAGSSTNASEASSNEGSKKTYRVAYIARAQSDSFAAWLANEIMAEAEEYDDITLDVFDGQADDEKENTAIENAIASKYDAIIVQPNNGEAQRPYVEKVVQNGIIAITTNARIDGIEGSSSVDADPYKQAAVNAQLALEQIPQNAKVVVLKGPSGNFHADERRKAWQIEFFDKRPDVQIVAEDFANWNKDEAMALMEDWVIAHGKIDAIISMNDNMAAGALEVIAGKPEFENTLVYGVDGTAEALLLIKEGKMTATCLQSAIELSELILDTVHKLLTGEEKQIDTDIGSPIITKDNVDEYIQMYKERGLITE is encoded by the coding sequence ATGAAGAAAAGACGACTAATAGCAATGGGCTTAAGTGTAATGATGACAATGTCTCTATTAATGGGGTGTGGCAGCACAAGTAACAGTAACAGCAGTACAAGCAGCGCTGGCAGCAGCACGAACGCTTCAGAAGCTTCATCTAATGAAGGCAGCAAAAAGACTTACAGAGTAGCTTATATTGCCAGAGCACAGTCTGACTCTTTCGCAGCTTGGCTGGCAAATGAAATCATGGCAGAAGCAGAAGAATATGATGATATTACATTAGACGTTTTTGATGGACAGGCAGATGATGAAAAGGAAAATACAGCGATCGAAAATGCGATTGCCAGCAAATATGATGCAATTATCGTGCAACCTAACAACGGAGAGGCACAAAGACCTTATGTTGAAAAGGTCGTTCAAAATGGTATCATAGCCATCACGACAAATGCAAGAATTGACGGAATAGAAGGATCATCTTCTGTAGATGCGGATCCATACAAACAAGCAGCGGTAAACGCGCAACTTGCATTAGAGCAAATACCACAAAACGCAAAAGTAGTTGTTCTTAAGGGACCATCAGGTAACTTCCATGCAGATGAAAGAAGAAAAGCATGGCAAATAGAATTCTTCGATAAACGACCTGATGTCCAAATTGTTGCAGAAGATTTTGCTAACTGGAATAAAGACGAAGCAATGGCACTTATGGAAGACTGGGTAATTGCTCATGGAAAAATCGATGCAATTATTTCAATGAATGACAATATGGCAGCAGGAGCTTTAGAAGTAATTGCTGGTAAACCAGAATTTGAAAATACACTTGTTTATGGTGTAGACGGCACTGCAGAAGCTTTATTATTGATCAAGGAAGGCAAAATGACTGCTACTTGTCTGCAATCTGCTATTGAATTGTCAGAACTGATCTTGGATACGGTTCATAAATTATTGACAGGAGAGGAAAAGCAAATTGACACAGATATCGGTTCACCCATTATTACTAAAGATAATGTTGATGAATATATCCAAATGTACAAAGAACGTGGACTAATTACCGAATAA
- a CDS encoding DUF5105 domain-containing protein, with amino-acid sequence MKKRVLAIIVMGVFILSLIGCSQNKPEQAVSELFDAMKNTDLEKLGAILDSDASEITDQDAFVQLIKKSNETLTYTIGETTIENDRAVVNVSCTYGDMKPVLAKAFANYVGKVMEVAFSGESPSDEEIQEMLLSEITAALDSTPTEEYSTELTVDCVKKDGKWIIDTDKENLKLADVLTGNLVSAFSEMADSMNSSLITE; translated from the coding sequence ATGAAAAAGAGAGTTTTAGCAATAATCGTAATGGGGGTATTCATATTAAGCTTAATTGGATGCTCGCAAAATAAACCCGAACAGGCGGTTTCTGAGTTATTTGATGCCATGAAAAATACTGATCTAGAAAAGCTTGGAGCAATACTGGATTCGGATGCAAGTGAAATAACAGATCAAGATGCTTTTGTGCAGTTAATTAAGAAAAGCAATGAAACATTGACTTATACAATAGGTGAAACAACTATTGAGAATGATAGAGCCGTTGTAAATGTATCATGTACATATGGCGATATGAAGCCTGTTTTAGCTAAGGCATTTGCGAATTATGTTGGAAAAGTAATGGAAGTTGCATTTAGTGGAGAATCTCCAAGTGATGAAGAAATTCAAGAAATGCTTTTAAGTGAAATTACTGCTGCTTTAGATAGTACACCTACTGAAGAATACTCTACAGAATTAACGGTAGATTGTGTAAAAAAAGATGGAAAATGGATCATTGATACGGATAAAGAAAATTTAAAATTAGCAGATGTGCTTACAGGCAACCTGGTATCAGCATTTAGTGAGATGGCCGATTCTATGAATAGCTCACTCATTACTGAGTGA
- the thiW gene encoding energy coupling factor transporter S component ThiW, translating into MKTKKITLSALFIAIGVIAGNIIYIPIGASKCFPVQHTINVLTAVALGPGYGAAVAFGISLLRNLLGTGTLLAFPGSMVGAFLAGILYKKTNKPAFAVAGEILGTGILGGLLAYPIAKLILGNDVTAFFYISPFLISTTGGSIISYAIIKMLDFTKVMDIKKQL; encoded by the coding sequence ATGAAAACGAAAAAGATTACTTTGTCTGCTTTATTTATTGCTATAGGGGTAATCGCAGGGAATATTATTTATATTCCTATAGGTGCATCAAAATGCTTTCCGGTTCAACATACTATCAACGTTCTGACAGCAGTGGCTCTTGGTCCAGGATATGGTGCAGCAGTAGCATTTGGTATTTCTCTGTTAAGAAATCTTTTAGGTACGGGGACACTTTTAGCCTTTCCAGGCAGCATGGTAGGCGCATTTCTTGCAGGGATTTTATACAAGAAGACCAATAAGCCTGCTTTCGCAGTTGCAGGAGAAATACTTGGCACAGGAATCCTTGGAGGGTTATTGGCTTATCCTATTGCTAAATTGATATTAGGCAATGATGTTACAGCATTCTTTTATATCTCTCCATTCTTAATAAGCACCACCGGGGGAAGCATAATATCTTATGCCATTATTAAAATGTTAGATTTTACTAAAGTGATGGATATCAAAAAACAATTGTAG
- the thiE gene encoding thiamine phosphate synthase, with the protein MKNNVDYKLYLVTDRDILAGRNLESAVEEAIQGGVTLVQLREKDITSLEFYNMALRIKRITSQYNIPLIINDRLDIALAVDAEGVHLGQRDIPCVIARKIIGENKIVGVSASTLEEAKKAEKDGADYIGVGAVFPTSTKQDARDVSVDLLKEIKQSVAIPVVAIGGINEDNVSLLKDTNIDGIAVVSAILGKKDIKSAAFCLRNQRF; encoded by the coding sequence ATGAAGAATAATGTTGATTATAAACTTTATCTTGTCACAGACCGGGATATATTAGCAGGAAGAAACTTAGAATCTGCAGTAGAAGAGGCTATACAAGGAGGTGTTACGCTGGTTCAGCTTAGAGAAAAAGATATAACTTCTTTGGAATTTTATAATATGGCCCTTAGGATAAAGCGAATAACCAGCCAATATAATATACCTCTGATTATCAATGATCGACTGGATATTGCCCTGGCAGTAGATGCCGAAGGGGTTCATTTAGGGCAAAGGGATATACCCTGTGTAATTGCAAGGAAAATCATAGGTGAAAATAAAATTGTAGGTGTTTCTGCATCTACTCTTGAGGAAGCCAAAAAGGCAGAAAAGGATGGAGCAGATTATATAGGGGTGGGAGCAGTATTTCCCACCAGCACGAAACAAGACGCACGAGATGTCTCTGTAGATTTGCTAAAAGAAATAAAGCAGAGTGTAGCCATACCTGTCGTTGCCATCGGAGGGATCAATGAAGATAATGTATCTTTATTAAAAGATACTAATATAGATGGAATAGCAGTCGTATCTGCAATTCTAGGGAAAAAGGATATAAAATCAGCTGCTTTCTGTCTTAGAAATCAAAGGTTTTAA
- the thiD gene encoding bifunctional hydroxymethylpyrimidine kinase/phosphomethylpyrimidine kinase has product MKKVLTIAGSDCSGGAGIQADLKTFSAHGVYGMSVITAITAQNTQGVFDVRDLDEAIIKAQIDAIFTDIQVDAVKIGMVSQPSTIHIIASQIGKYHPVNIVLDPVMISKSGYSLLKPEAKKSLIEELIPRASVITPNVPEAEEIIRTVTSKPIAIKTVEDMEKAAQELYKLGAKNVLLKGGHMSGEAVDVLYDGKDITRFYSERIDTKNTHGTGCTLSSAIASNLALGYSIKEAVNRAKRYITIAIEHALDIGKGVGPTHHFYELYKKGGLEDGDIL; this is encoded by the coding sequence ATGAAAAAAGTATTAACTATAGCAGGTTCGGATTGTTCTGGTGGAGCAGGAATACAGGCAGATCTAAAAACTTTTAGCGCCCATGGGGTATATGGTATGAGCGTGATCACAGCCATAACTGCTCAGAATACCCAAGGCGTTTTTGACGTACGGGATTTGGATGAGGCCATTATAAAAGCACAAATAGATGCTATTTTTACAGATATACAAGTGGATGCAGTCAAGATTGGAATGGTATCGCAACCTTCGACGATTCATATTATAGCAAGTCAAATAGGAAAATATCATCCAGTAAATATTGTTTTAGATCCTGTAATGATTTCAAAGAGTGGATATTCTTTATTAAAGCCGGAAGCAAAGAAAAGTTTAATCGAAGAACTTATTCCAAGAGCGTCTGTTATTACACCCAATGTCCCTGAAGCAGAAGAAATAATACGTACAGTAACATCAAAACCTATTGCCATCAAAACTGTTGAAGATATGGAAAAGGCAGCACAGGAGCTATATAAATTAGGAGCGAAGAATGTACTTTTAAAAGGTGGGCATATGAGTGGAGAAGCTGTGGATGTGCTTTATGATGGAAAAGATATTACACGATTCTACTCTGAGCGAATTGACACTAAAAATACTCATGGAACAGGGTGTACCCTATCCTCTGCCATAGCTTCCAATTTAGCTCTGGGATACAGTATAAAAGAAGCCGTGAATCGTGCAAAAAGATATATCACCATTGCAATAGAACATGCTTTAGACATCGGGAAGGGCGTTGGACCTACCCATCATTTTTATGAATTATACAAAAAAGGTGGGCTTGAAGATGGAGATATATTATAA
- the sigH gene encoding RNA polymerase sporulation sigma factor SigH, with the protein MSLNFEEKTKILPYDEMDDEAIVELIKVGDTDALDYLINKYKNFVRAKARTYFLIGADREDIIQEGMIGLYKAIRDYQEEKISSFRAFAELCITRQIITAIKAATRQKHMPLNSYISLHKPVFDEESERTTLMDVIIGGKAANPEELLIGQENLAFIEQRMGEVLSSLECQVLSLYLQGKPYYEIANEMGRDIKSIDNALQRVKKKLEKFLSE; encoded by the coding sequence ATGAGCTTAAATTTTGAAGAAAAAACCAAAATACTACCGTATGACGAAATGGATGATGAAGCGATTGTTGAATTGATAAAAGTAGGAGATACAGATGCGTTAGATTATTTGATTAATAAATATAAGAATTTTGTTCGTGCAAAAGCCAGAACATATTTCTTAATCGGCGCCGACCGTGAAGACATAATTCAAGAAGGTATGATTGGACTCTATAAAGCCATCAGAGATTATCAGGAAGAAAAAATCTCATCTTTTCGTGCTTTCGCAGAATTATGTATAACCCGTCAAATCATCACTGCTATTAAAGCGGCAACCCGTCAAAAGCATATGCCATTAAATTCATATATTTCCCTCCACAAACCGGTTTTTGATGAGGAAAGTGAACGGACAACCCTTATGGATGTTATTATTGGGGGCAAAGCTGCCAATCCGGAAGAACTCTTGATCGGACAGGAAAATTTAGCTTTTATAGAACAGCGTATGGGAGAAGTTTTAAGCAGTTTAGAGTGCCAAGTATTGTCCCTTTATCTCCAGGGAAAGCCTTACTATGAGATTGCAAACGAAATGGGACGTGACATTAAATCTATTGATAATGCACTCCAAAGGGTGAAGAAAAAATTAGAAAAATTTTTATCGGAATAG
- the thiM gene encoding hydroxyethylthiazole kinase: MEIYYKISRALQNVRNLRPLVHHITNYVTVNDCANITLAIGASPVMADDINEVRDMVILSDSLVINIGTLNSRTVESMIEAGKKANEFNIPVVLDPVGVGATPYRTKIAKEIMSKIKIAVVRGNLSEIKALYGINAQTKGVDSSENFSTGENVSSSIKSFARDFANSFHTVVAITGKTDIITDGETLYSVKNGHEMLSRITGTGCMCTSLIGSYLGAGSNDLYGALAGVATMGIAGEIAYNRLDPYEGSGSLKSKIMDAIYHLSEEEILNWGKIDEE, translated from the coding sequence ATGGAGATATATTATAAAATCTCAAGAGCATTACAGAATGTAAGAAATTTAAGACCCTTAGTACACCATATCACAAACTATGTGACAGTCAATGACTGTGCCAATATTACTCTGGCGATTGGTGCTTCTCCTGTTATGGCAGATGACATAAATGAAGTCAGGGATATGGTTATACTGTCCGATTCCTTAGTCATTAATATAGGAACGCTAAACAGCAGAACGGTGGAATCTATGATTGAAGCAGGAAAAAAAGCTAATGAATTTAATATTCCCGTTGTATTAGATCCTGTTGGGGTGGGAGCAACACCTTACAGAACAAAGATTGCGAAAGAAATTATGAGTAAAATAAAAATAGCAGTTGTAAGGGGCAATTTATCGGAGATAAAGGCTTTATATGGCATCAATGCTCAAACCAAGGGCGTTGATAGCTCAGAAAACTTTTCAACCGGTGAAAATGTTTCGTCCAGTATAAAATCATTTGCCAGGGATTTTGCCAATAGCTTTCATACAGTTGTTGCGATTACTGGAAAAACGGATATTATAACGGACGGAGAAACTTTATACTCAGTTAAGAATGGACATGAAATGCTGTCAAGAATTACAGGTACAGGCTGTATGTGCACTTCTCTTATTGGTTCTTATCTGGGTGCAGGAAGCAATGATCTTTATGGGGCTCTTGCAGGGGTTGCAACCATGGGAATAGCAGGCGAAATAGCCTATAACCGATTGGATCCATACGAGGGAAGTGGAAGTCTGAAAAGTAAAATCATGGATGCTATATATCATTTATCGGAGGAAGAAATATTGAATTGGGGGAAAATTGATGAAGAATAA
- a CDS encoding PHP domain-containing protein, giving the protein MKMCLHIHSEYSHDSDVPVKEIIQTAKTLGYDAISITDHNTARGSMEALQYSDEQISIIPGAEFSTQYGHILAYFIDESIEKETPKLDGKRFDFYKLIENVRKQNGILVMAHPYNGKLKDHMEVLDYLDGIERYNARLDSFFYKTKSDRFVKTLLNRKGFIYLGGPDAHSLKELSHCYTATEDFTVEPKAFKEVLQNKSVIYYKNSVNYNIAKAKFHNMKGFKPKSMLKNGVRMLFGIIEIVYNKITRCKEYETICIGKEN; this is encoded by the coding sequence ATGAAAATGTGTCTGCATATTCACTCGGAATACTCCCATGATTCAGATGTCCCAGTAAAAGAGATCATTCAAACTGCCAAAACTTTAGGCTATGATGCTATTTCGATTACTGACCATAATACGGCCAGGGGAAGCATGGAAGCTCTGCAGTATAGCGATGAACAGATTTCTATTATTCCTGGAGCTGAATTTTCCACACAATATGGACATATATTGGCTTATTTTATTGATGAATCCATAGAAAAAGAAACGCCCAAACTGGATGGGAAGCGATTTGATTTTTACAAACTTATAGAAAATGTGAGAAAGCAAAATGGCATTCTTGTGATGGCCCACCCTTACAATGGTAAATTAAAAGACCATATGGAAGTTTTAGATTATCTAGATGGCATAGAAAGATATAATGCCCGTTTGGATTCTTTTTTCTATAAAACCAAGTCTGATCGGTTTGTTAAAACCTTATTAAACAGAAAGGGTTTCATTTATTTGGGAGGGCCGGATGCCCATTCTTTGAAAGAACTCAGTCACTGCTACACAGCTACAGAGGATTTTACTGTAGAACCAAAGGCGTTTAAAGAAGTTTTACAAAATAAAAGTGTGATCTACTATAAAAATTCTGTTAACTATAATATAGCAAAAGCTAAATTTCATAATATGAAAGGATTTAAGCCAAAATCCATGCTGAAAAATGGTGTCAGAATGCTGTTTGGAATAATTGAAATAGTTTACAATAAGATAACGAGGTGTAAAGAGTATGAAACTATATGCATTGGCAAGGAAAATTAA
- a CDS encoding polysaccharide deacetylase family protein: MKLYALARKINKKIKQRRRENAGRYLSPVRRLERFSVPAGEKIVSMTFDDGPMNMPINPVTDSKYQDWGLTRVLIDIMGEYGAHGTFNVIGTTEYNYPDKPGELHKPTWSGVKHDHYPQYGKDQYAGAKNQGDLVRALIENGHEISNHGYRHVLFGRNNIVYGSREHFSNIQEVVEDLTKLHNLLKNEFNYEIIMSRPPHYIDKIPDGFTSYEAYALMGYDYLAASFDGGGWMPTVGDYKEDVRKMVDPIKNALKNNPNSLNGQIIFQKDGYNMSLMTPVATALKEQLEILSQHGYKVISVRELKKLYPFEDFHDVSKNFEIARDLDQQGFILGYKTNEFKPDKELTIGEMIMMTLTKQDYKEDLAKICNSKKDKSMYLKHPYYIGCKHYNRLDLMDRLDTVATKEDIRRFFNEQLGIDPVISKNTLKRFEYLEALSQLKK, encoded by the coding sequence ATGAAACTATATGCATTGGCAAGGAAAATTAATAAGAAAATTAAACAAAGACGAAGAGAAAATGCAGGAAGATATTTGTCCCCTGTCAGACGCCTGGAAAGATTTTCAGTACCTGCAGGAGAAAAGATAGTATCTATGACTTTTGATGACGGTCCCATGAATATGCCCATCAACCCTGTAACAGATTCTAAATATCAGGATTGGGGACTGACCAGAGTGCTCATTGATATTATGGGAGAGTATGGAGCTCATGGGACATTCAATGTCATCGGTACAACGGAATATAATTATCCTGATAAACCAGGAGAGCTTCATAAACCAACCTGGAGTGGCGTAAAACATGACCATTATCCTCAATATGGCAAAGATCAATATGCAGGGGCTAAAAATCAAGGAGATTTAGTACGAGCACTTATAGAGAATGGCCACGAGATTTCAAATCACGGTTATAGACATGTTTTATTTGGCAGAAACAATATTGTGTATGGCAGCCGTGAACATTTTTCTAATATTCAAGAAGTCGTAGAAGACTTGACGAAATTACACAACCTGCTTAAAAATGAATTTAATTATGAAATCATCATGTCCAGACCTCCACATTATATTGACAAGATTCCAGACGGTTTTACTTCATATGAGGCATATGCATTGATGGGATACGATTATTTGGCTGCAAGTTTTGATGGAGGTGGCTGGATGCCTACAGTGGGAGACTATAAAGAAGATGTCAGAAAAATGGTTGACCCGATTAAAAATGCATTAAAGAACAATCCAAATTCATTAAATGGCCAAATCATATTCCAAAAAGACGGGTACAATATGTCTTTGATGACGCCGGTTGCTACTGCGCTTAAGGAGCAGCTGGAGATCTTATCTCAACATGGATATAAAGTGATTTCAGTGAGAGAACTTAAGAAGCTATATCCTTTTGAAGATTTCCATGATGTGTCAAAGAACTTTGAGATTGCAAGAGACCTGGATCAGCAAGGATTTATTTTGGGTTATAAGACCAATGAATTTAAGCCCGATAAAGAACTTACCATCGGGGAAATGATTATGATGACCCTGACCAAACAGGATTACAAAGAAGATTTGGCAAAAATCTGTAATTCTAAAAAAGATAAATCCATGTATTTAAAACACCCTTATTATATAGGATGCAAGCATTATAACAGATTGGACTTGATGGACCGACTGGATACTGTTGCAACAAAAGAAGATATTAGACGATTCTTTAACGAACAGCTTGGCATTGACCCAGTCATCAGCAAGAATACACTGAAGAGATTTGAATACCTTGAAGCATTAAGTCAGCTTAAAAAATAG
- a CDS encoding S8/S53 family peptidase, with protein sequence MIIILLLYRFFIYTELEAYMDVRGKNLSYLDLRGQEELLYTLEFDNLTKWPGKNRMPDDFDPLKVIEYGKDPGLNIKKLHKLGYTGKNVNIAYIDQPLLEGHEAYSNVNLKYYKIRSEENGMDTSMHGPAVLSLLAGAEIGVAPEANVYFLGHPAWLEDQRTHAEALYKLIEINKSLPEDQKIKVVGFSDSPDERENYIDDYKKAIIEAEKNNIMVINVTTFNYLPLLIKPYKDKDDYRNYETAQWAKGFIENDSFGVPTGARTTADGHKSIKNKYAYWTNGGLSWAVPYVVGTIALGLQVDPDLTKEEAVKYLLDSGYDFQGGKIINPEGFIEMVKKNASHAKSTP encoded by the coding sequence ATGATAATCATTTTATTACTATATAGATTTTTCATATACACAGAACTAGAAGCTTATATGGACGTTCGTGGAAAGAATTTATCCTATTTAGATTTAAGAGGACAAGAAGAATTATTATATACCCTGGAATTTGATAACTTAACAAAGTGGCCGGGTAAAAATCGTATGCCGGATGATTTTGATCCTTTAAAAGTGATTGAATATGGAAAAGATCCGGGGTTAAACATAAAAAAATTACACAAGTTAGGTTATACAGGGAAAAATGTAAACATCGCATATATAGACCAACCTCTTCTTGAAGGCCATGAAGCATATTCTAATGTAAATCTTAAGTATTACAAGATTAGGTCGGAAGAAAATGGTATGGATACCTCAATGCATGGCCCGGCAGTACTTAGTTTATTAGCTGGAGCTGAAATAGGGGTAGCTCCTGAGGCGAATGTGTATTTTTTGGGGCATCCTGCATGGCTGGAAGACCAAAGAACCCATGCAGAAGCCTTATATAAACTCATAGAAATAAATAAATCTTTACCTGAAGACCAGAAAATAAAAGTAGTAGGATTTTCAGATTCACCGGATGAAAGAGAAAACTATATTGACGATTATAAAAAAGCAATTATAGAAGCAGAAAAAAATAATATTATGGTCATAAATGTGACTACATTTAATTACCTTCCTTTATTGATCAAGCCTTATAAAGATAAAGATGATTATAGAAATTACGAAACAGCACAATGGGCAAAGGGTTTTATTGAGAACGATAGTTTTGGAGTGCCAACCGGTGCAAGGACAACTGCAGATGGTCATAAAAGCATAAAAAATAAATATGCTTATTGGACAAATGGTGGTTTAAGCTGGGCTGTACCATATGTAGTTGGAACAATCGCCTTAGGACTTCAAGTGGATCCTGATTTAACCAAGGAGGAAGCTGTTAAATATTTATTGGATAGTGGATATGATTTTCAGGGGGGCAAAATCATTAATCCAGAAGGTTTCATAGAGATGGTTAAGAAAAATGCATCACACGCTAAAAGTACACCTTAA
- a CDS encoding ATP-grasp domain-containing protein, with the protein MQRILIDNIDKRMTVPLVEYLIKEGYEVHGINFKNAKVISNRLKTVYEISKESVKEDLQKVFAHFNQEDYLIVGNPRIIEAVDEIKPEIKYIIPNQENVVKITNKKWLMELAYDLNVKAPKNNAKEYPLVVKLNNSENTNLKPQQRYKIVHNDTEYEQAVKAMGNDQENILVQEYVTGSGFGVSMLLDQESNLVDYIMHERLLEYPVAGGPSAICVSRYNKELVSNAYKILKALKWTGYAMVEFKGDYLIEINPRYWGSMPLLFVAESDFFKNYIRILDNTHKVIDETVIPYKLNRKMYYCPQAFLAVLALIKKGKLGKALKMLGNIIVAKEGILSIKNPVPFINYIKSLVGRNI; encoded by the coding sequence ATGCAAAGAATATTAATTGATAATATAGATAAGAGAATGACGGTACCTTTGGTCGAGTATTTGATTAAAGAAGGTTATGAGGTACATGGCATAAATTTTAAGAATGCTAAAGTAATCAGCAATCGTTTAAAAACTGTTTACGAGATTTCTAAAGAAAGTGTTAAAGAAGATTTACAGAAAGTTTTTGCACATTTTAACCAAGAAGATTATTTGATTGTAGGGAACCCGCGAATTATTGAAGCAGTAGATGAAATAAAACCAGAGATCAAATACATCATACCAAACCAGGAGAACGTTGTAAAAATCACCAATAAGAAATGGCTTATGGAATTGGCATATGACTTAAATGTAAAGGCACCTAAAAACAATGCTAAAGAATATCCTTTGGTGGTTAAACTGAATAATTCTGAAAACACTAATTTAAAGCCACAGCAAAGATATAAGATCGTTCATAACGACACAGAGTATGAACAAGCAGTAAAAGCCATGGGAAATGATCAAGAAAATATCCTGGTTCAGGAGTATGTTACAGGTAGTGGATTTGGAGTTTCTATGCTTTTAGATCAAGAGTCCAATTTGGTGGACTATATCATGCATGAGCGGCTTTTGGAATATCCTGTTGCAGGAGGCCCCAGTGCCATTTGCGTTTCCAGATATAATAAAGAATTGGTTTCAAATGCCTACAAGATTTTAAAAGCATTAAAGTGGACAGGTTATGCCATGGTAGAATTTAAAGGCGATTATCTCATAGAAATTAATCCAAGGTATTGGGGAAGCATGCCTTTATTATTTGTAGCAGAGTCTGATTTCTTTAAAAATTATATACGTATTTTGGATAATACCCATAAAGTGATTGATGAAACAGTGATTCCATATAAACTGAATAGGAAAATGTATTATTGCCCACAAGCTTTTCTGGCAGTGCTTGCGTTAATAAAAAAAGGCAAATTGGGCAAAGCTTTAAAAATGTTGGGTAATATTATAGTGGCTAAAGAAGGAATCTTGAGTATCAAAAATCCTGTACCTTTTATAAATTATATAAAATCTTTAGTAGGGAGAAATATATAA